A stretch of Lachancea thermotolerans CBS 6340 chromosome D complete sequence DNA encodes these proteins:
- the CTP1 gene encoding Ctp1p (highly similar to uniprot|P38152 Saccharomyces cerevisiae YBR291C CTP1 Mitochondrial inner membrane citrate transporter member of the mitochondrial carrier family), giving the protein MSQKRQVDPLHSFLAGALAGAAEASITYPFEFAKTRLQLVDKSSTASRNPLTLIYRTAKSQGVGALYVGCPAFIVGNTAKAGVRFLGFDAIKNVLRDPQTGELSGPRGIVAGLGAGLLESVVAVTPFEAIKTALIDDKQSANPKYHNNGRGMLRNYSNLVYDQGFSGLYRGVLPVSMRQAANQAVRLGCYNKIKTMIQEYTNAPKDKPLSSGLTFVVGAFSGIVTVYTTMPIDTVKTRMQSLNSSKYSSTLNCFSTVFREEGLKTFWKGATPRLGRLILSGGIVFTIYEKVLIILGA; this is encoded by the coding sequence ATGTCCCAGAAAAGACAAGTGGATCCTTTGCATTCTTTCCTCGCGGGCGCTCTCGCTGGGGCGGCAGAAGCATCTATAACATATCCATTTGAATTTGCAAAGACTAGACTTCAGCTGGTCGACAAGTCGTCGACAGCGTCTAGAAATCCGCTCACTCTGATTTACAGGACAGCCAAGTCGCAAGGTGTGGGCGCTCTCTATGTGGGGTGTCCAGCGTTCATCGTTGGAAATACTGCGAAAGCCGGTGTGAGGTTTCTCGGCTTTGACgccatcaaaaatgtcCTCAGAGATCCACAGACAGGTGAGCTGAGTGGCCCAAGAGGTATTGTGGCTGGATTAGGAGCAGGTCTGCTCGAAAGTGTAGTTGCAGTCACCCCATTTGAAGCCATCAAAACCGCTTTAATAGATGATAAACAGAGCGCCAACCCCAAATATCACAATAACGGCCGCGGAATGCTTCGCAACTACTCCAATTTAGTGTACGATCAAGGTTTTTCTGGTTTATATCGAGGCGTTCTTCCTGTGTCTATGAGGCAAGCTGCCAACCAAGCCGTGAGGTTGGGCTGCtacaacaaaatcaaaaccATGATACAAGAATACACCAACGCACCTAAGGACAAGCCTCTGTCATCTGGTCTCACTTTCGTGGTCGGTGCCTTCAGCGGCATTGTGACCGTTTACACTACCATGCCAATTGACACCGTAAAAACAAGAATGCAAAGTTTGAACTCCTCCAAGTACTCATCAACCTTGAACTGCTTTTCTACTGTCTttagagaagaaggactCAAAACTTTCTGGAAAGGTGCCACCCCGCGACTTGGTAGGCTGATACTAAGTGGTGGTATCGTGTTTACTATTTACGAAAAGGTACTTATAATTTTGGGCGCTTAG
- the MAE1 gene encoding malate dehydrogenase (oxaloacetate-decarboxylating) (similar to uniprot|P36013 Saccharomyces cerevisiae YKL029C MAE1 Mitochondrial malic enzyme catalyzes the oxidative decarboxylation of malate to pyruvate which is a key intermediate in sugar metabolism and a precursor for synthesis of several amino acids), giving the protein MSARVESVIKTSIRIGRLARLYTSGSPMNLASTTRDNTFGNGAECGDPAHLKLEPVGSQAKAMLKDPVPKQTRLFVEGPIECPMEGFQLLNSPLFNKGSAFTQEEREAFGLEGLLPPMVNTLDEQVERAYKQLCYLKTPLAKNDFMTSMRVQNKVLYFELVRRHIRELVPIIYTPTEGDAIAAYSHRFRKPEGVFLDITEPDSIERRLAAYGTSKDVDYVVVSDSEGILGIGDQGIGGIRIAISKLALMTLCAGIHPGRVLPVCLDVGTNNKKLARDELYMGNRFSRIRGAQYDEFVDKFIKALKKRFPSAVLHFEDFGVTTARPLLDRYRGELACFNDDIQGTGAVVMASLLAALKHTKRELADVKVLVYGAGSAGLGIADQIKNHMVTYGLTVEEARSKIYLMDRRGLIMKSMESSSSPAQFLYAKPDEKWSGVNTSSLLEVVSKVKPTCLIGCSTQAGAFNKAVVQEMHKHNPRPIIFPLSNPTRLHEAVPEDLMKWTNFEALVATGSPFPPVEGYRISENNNCFSFPGIGLGAVLSRATAITDTMISAAVDQLAALSPMTENDSKPGLLPPLEVINDTSSKVATAVILQALKEGTARIEEEDVPGSEEKVKVPRDFESCLKWVTKQMWKPEYRPMVKVQHDPNVFTHQV; this is encoded by the coding sequence ATGTCTGCTCGTGTAGAGTCTGTGATCAAGACTTCTATCAGGATTGGTAGGCTCGCGCGCCTGTATACCAGCGGGTCGCCTATGAATCTCGCATCTACAACGCGTGACAACACATTTGGCAACGGTGCAGAATGTGGAGACCCTGCGCACCTTAAACTTGAACCGGTGGGATCACAAGCAAAAGCCATGCTCAAGGATCCAGTTCCTAAGCAAACGCGTTTGTTCGTGGAAGGACCTATTGAGTGTCCCATGGAGGGAttccagctcttgaacTCGCCGCTTTTCAATAAGGGTTCTGCGTTCACGCAGGAAGAAAGGGAGGCATTTGGCCTCGAAGGCCTACTCCCCCCCATGGTCAACACTCTAGATGAACAAGTCGAGAGAGCATACAAACAGTTGTGTTATCTCAAAACGCCTCTTGCTAAAAATGATTTCATGACATCGATGCGCGTTCAGAACAAAGTTTTGTACTTCGAGCTCGTAAGGCGCCATATTCGTGAACTTGTACCCATCATTTACACGCCCACGGAAGGTGATGCTATCGCTGCTTATTCACATCGGTTCCGTAAGCCAGAGGGTGTCTTTCTTGACATTACTGAGCCTGACTCCATTGAGCGCCGCTTAGCTGCCTATGGTACAAGTAAAGATGTTGACTACGTTGTTGTAAGTGACTCTGAGGGCATTTTGGGTATTGGCGACCAAGGCATTGGTGGAATTAGAATTGCTATATCGAAATTGGCCTTGATGACATTATGTGCTGGAATTCACCCTGGACGTGTTTTGCCAGTGTGCTTGGACGTCGGTACTAATAACAAGAAGTTGGCACGCGACGAACTTTATATGGGTAACCGTTTCTCTAGAATTAGAGGTGCGCAGTATGATGAATTTGTTGACAAATTCATCAAGGCcctcaagaaaagattCCCATCTGCTGTTTTACATTTCGAAGATTTCGGTGTTACCACCGCTAGACCCTTGCTAGACCGTTACCGCGGGGAGTTAGCATGCTTCAATGACGATATTCAAGGTACAGGTGCGGTCGTCATGGCATCGCTGCTAGCCGCTCTCAAGCATACAAAGAGAGAATTGGCAGACGTAAAGGTGCTTGTTTATGGTGCAGGTTCCGCTGGTTTAGGTATTGCTGATCAAATTAAAAACCACATGGTGACGTACGGTTTGACTGTCGAAGAGGCTCGTTCCAAGATCTACTTGATGGACAGACGCGGTTTGATTATGAAGTCTATGGagtcctcttcttctcccGCTCAATTTTTGTATGCTAAACCAGACGAAAAGTGGAGTGGTGTCAACACATCATCTTTGTTAGAAGTCGTTAGCAAGGTCAAGCCTACTTGTCTCATTGGCTGCTCGACCCAAGCGGGtgctttcaacaaagctgttgttcaagaaatgCACAAACACAACCCAAGGCCTATCATTTTCCCTCTATCTAACCCAACAAGACTGCATGAGGCGGTACCCGAAGATCTGATGAAGTGGACTAACTTTGAAGCCTTGGTGGCCACGGGGTCTCCCTTCCCACCCGTCGAAGGATACCGAATTTCTGAGAACAACAATTGTTTCTCTTTCCCTGGTATCGGCTTAGGAGCTGTTTTGTCTCGTGCCACTGCCATAACTGACACAATGATATCTGCCGCCGTTGATCAACTTGCTGCGTTGTCACCTATGACAGAGAATGACTCTAAGCCTGGATTGCTTCCTCCTCTGGAAGTAATTAATGACACTTCGTCGAAAGTTGCTACTGCAGTAATCCTGCAGGCACTTAAGGAGGGAACAGCCCgcattgaagaagaagacgtcCCTGGATCCGAAGAGAAGGTCAAGGTCCCACGTGACTTTGAGTCATGTCTGAAGTGGGTTACGAAGCAAATGTGGAAACCAGAATACAGGCCAATGGTCAAAGTCCAGCATGATCCAAACGTGTTCACTCACCAGGTTTAA
- the LEU5 gene encoding coenzyme A transporter (similar to uniprot|P38702 Saccharomyces cerevisiae YHR002W LEU5 Mitochondrial carrier protein involved in the accumulation of CoA in the mitochondrial matrix homolog of human Graves disease protein does not encode an isozyme of Leu4p as first hypothesized), translated as MCNADNNNEIRASPEARMVDKYSAHYILRSGLAGGIAGSCAKTLIAPLDRIKILFQTSNPHYLKYSGSMLGLVQAGFHINARDGIRGFYQGHSATLIRIFPYAAIKFIAYEQIRNVMIPSKEYETHARRLASGSLAGLCSVFMTYPLDLIRVRLAYVTDHRRIRMLPIIKQIYTERASESLTSKPFVPQWFAHWCNFYRGFTPTVLGMIPYAGVSFFAHDLCGDILRSSVLAPYSVLHVSNEELSMRSKKQNNRPLKTWAELVAGGLAGMASQTASYPFEIIRRRLQVSVVSPTSIHEFQSIPDMIRVIYKERGWRGFFVGLSIGYIKVTPMVACSFFVYERMKWYLAI; from the coding sequence ATGTGCAATGCCGATAATAATAATGAAATTCGCGCGTCGCCTGAAGCGCGAATGGTCGACAAGTACTCCGCACACTACATCCTGAGGTCTGGACTGGCTGGAGGTATTGCGGGCTCGTGTGCCAAAACACTAATAGCACCCTTGGATAGGATCAAAATACTGTTTCAAACCTCGAACCCGCACTATCTGAAATACTCAGGGTCAATGCTAGGTCTTGTCCAAGCAGGGTTTCACATTAACGCGCGGGATGGCATCAGAGGCTTCTACCAAGGGCATTCGGCTACACTTATCCGGATATTTCCTTACGCAGCAATTAAATTCATTGCATATGAACAGATCAGAAATGTTATGATACCGTCAAAGGAATACGAGACACATGCGCGCAGACTGGCCAGCGGCTCTCTAGCAGGGCTCTGCAGCGTGTTCATGACATATCCGCTAGACCTTATTCGAGTCAGGCTTGCATATGTGACGGACCACAGGAGGATTAGGATGTTGCCTATCATCAAACAAATATACACCGAGCGGGCTTCGGAGTCGTTGACATCAAAACCTTTTGTTCCACAGTGGTTTGCGCATTGGTGCAACTTCTATCGGGGGTTCACTCCCACCGTTTTGGGTATGATTCCGTATGCGGGAGTCTCTTTTTTTGCACACGACCTATGCGGTGACATCTTGAGGAGCTCAGTGCTTGCTCCGTACTCTGTACTGCATGTGTCAAATGAAGAGCTGAGTATGCGCTcgaaaaaacaaaacaacagGCCTCTCAAAACATGGGCGGAACTAGTGGCAGGTGGTCTTGCTGGGATGGCATCTCAAACTGCTTCTTACCCTTTTGAGATCAtaagaagaaggcttcaAGTCAGCGTTGTTTCCCCTACATCCATTCACGAATTCCAGTCGATACCAGATATGATACGGGTCATATACAAGGAGCGCGGGTGGAGGGGGTTTTTCGTGGGTCTAAGTATAGGCTACATCAAGGTTACTCCTATGGTTGCTTGTAGCTTCTTCGTCTACGAAAGGATGAAATGGTACCTTGCCATATAA
- a CDS encoding KLTH0D06710p (weakly similar to uniprot|P53389 Saccharomyces cerevisiae YNR055C HOL1 Putative ion transporter similar to the major facilitator superfamily of transporters; mutations in membrane-spanning domains permit nonselective cation uptake) → MTQFLWIQQPKTNDDSGSTGKNSQSKAPVIGVTGTFAMMGGPGDDAPSTGGVVQTTKKGIILNPQPSKSKRDPLNWPVWRRDTALFVVGWHCFVGGGQTSILAAGSKGLALEFHRSLSDISYLVGGMMLALALGSIIASPCAVIFGKRIVYLVGIIIFFFGSIGCAVSQNYESLLASRIVSGLGVSTIESLPSATVAEIYFAHERAYRLGFYTLLLLGGKNLVPLLASFVFEYLDRHWLFWIVTIIVGVNFMLHVLFVPETFWDRTPVPNERSIRETAIARAADGARDVAISGYSAPKFQGEEDASLSKSLSPELLKSVTPTQSHRYLSRVRTKIKCSNIAQSHLVTGLGIFHGRHSVDKWIMVMLRPFVLFCYPAVLFGAFLYSLAIVWLIMVAQIINTVYGNPPYSFSSIQIGLVYVSPFVGSILGSLCAGPLSDKMVRHFAKKSCGIYEPEFRLFMVLPAGLSTALGLMGFGWSAQAHDAWIAPTIFLGVVGFGSSLASTTAITFTVDSYKCYAQEALVTLNVLKNVMGFAFSFFNTKFNVKSGYKTTFIVYGCVELIVCLFAIPLYHYGKRARRWTDSKGLLDFSYVKKNHSRGSTGDRHMEDSYQS, encoded by the coding sequence ATGACTCAGTTTCTATGGATTCAGCAGCCCAAAACAAACGATGACTCGGGCAGCACAGGAAAGAACTCACAGTCTAAAGCTCCTGTAATAGGAGTCACAGGGACCTTTGCAATGATGGGAGGGCCAGGGGACGACGCACCGAGCACAGGAGGAGTAGTACAGACTACAAAAAAAGGTATCATTTTGAACCCACAACCCTCGAAAAGCAAACGCGACCCTTTAAATTGGCCTGTTTGGCGTCGTGATACTGCGCTTTTTGTCGTGGGCTGGCACTGCTTTGTTGGAGGAGGCCAGACGTCGATCCTTGCAGCCGGGTCCAAAGGTTTGGCACTGGAGTTTCATCGTTCGCTGAGCGATATTTCTTATTTGGTAGGTGGCATGATGCTTGCTTTAGCGCTGGGGTCAATCATAGCCTCCCCATGTGCTGTAATATTCGGTAAAAGGATTGTTTACTTAGTTGGGATCATCATTTTCTTTTTTGGTAGCATAGGCTGCGCAGTATCCCAAAACTATGAAAGTTTGTTAGCTTCTAGGATTGTTTCGGGGCTAGGTGTTTCTACCATTGAATCTCTCCCATCTGCTACTGTTGCAGAGATCTATTTTGCCCACGAAAGAGCCTATAGACTAGGGTTCTACACCCTATTGCTCCTGGGAGGCAAGAACCTTGTTCCTCTACTCGCATCATTCGTTTTTGAATACCTCGATAGACATTGGTTATTTTGGATTGTTACCATAATAGTTGGTGTGAACTTTATGCTTCATGTTCTTTTCGTCCCAGAAACTTTCTGGGATAGAACGCCGGTTCCAAACGAGAGATCGATACGAGAGACTGCAATAGCGCGTGCTGCAGACGGAGCCCGCGATGTCGCAATTTCCGGTTACTCAGcaccaaaatttcaaggtgaagaagatgcTAGTCTCTCTAAAAGTCTTTCCCCGGAGCTGTTGAAATCTGTTACGCCTACTCAATCTCATCGTTATCTTTCAAGGGTGAGAACAAAGATAAAGTGCAGTAACATAGCTCAGTCCCATCTGGTGACAGGTCTAGGAATTTTCCATGGAAGACACTCTGTTGACAAGTGGATCATGGTTATGTTACGCCCCTTTGTTTTGTTCTGCTATCCAGCTGTTCTCTTTGGGGCGTTCCTTTACTCATTAGCGATCGTTTGGCTGATCATGGTTGCTCAGATAATCAATACAGTTTATGGAAACCCTCCCTACAGTTTCAGTTCCATTCAAATTGGATTGGTTTACGTCTCACCATTTGTTGGTAGCATCCTTGGCTCTTTATGTGCTGGCCCATTAAGCGACAAAATGGTAAGGcactttgccaaaaagagctgcgGTATTTACGAGCCTGAGTTCAGGCTTTTTATGGTCCTCCCCGCTGGCTTGTCCACAGCCTTAGGTCTAATGGGTTTCGGCTGGTCTGCGCAGGCTCATGATGCATGGATCGCTCCTACTATATTTTTGGGTGTTGTGGGATTTGGATCTTCATTAGCCAGTACAACGGCTATAACTTTTACTGTTGACTCGTACAAATGCTACGCTCAGGAAGCGCTGGTGACTCTAAATGTACTCAAAAATGTCATGGGGTTTGCattttcctttttcaataCAAAGTTCAACGTAAAGAGCGGCTACAAGACAACATTTATCGTTTATGGCTGTGTTGAATTAATTGTGTGCCTCTTTGCTATCCCGCTATACCACTACGGAAAGAGAGCAAGACGATGGACGGACAGTAAAGGGCTGCTGGACTTTTCTTatgtcaagaaaaaccATTCAAGAGGCTCGACAGGTGATAGACATATGGAAGATAGTTATCAAAGCtaa
- a CDS encoding tRNA threonylcarbamoyladenosine dehydratase (similar to uniprot|P36101 Saccharomyces cerevisiae YKL027W Hypothetical ORF) has translation MAQDSQWKLIAATAIFAAATTKFVDTLVQNYQTHGTILPKGEATASVKPKGALIEEYNEDLIREQLARNYAFLGEEGMEALKGQNIVVVGAGGVGSWVVTMLVRSGVYKIKVIDFDQVSLSSLNRHSCANLKDVGTSKVGCLKKHLEEIAPWCEIDAVHELWNKENAERLLFGEDGKEKPTFVIDCIDNIDTKVDLLEFVYRNEIPVISSMGAATKSDPTRINVGDLTNTEEDPLARSVRRRLKQRGITKGIAVVFSAEKPDPRKASLLPLPEDEFQKGKVDELSALKDFRVRILPVLGTMPGVFGLTIATWVLTKIAGYPMEPIEGKNRIKIYDGIYQSLAGQMSRIGMPDQRVPIALKEIGYICEEVFRGKSPVSGFSTRLTLSKWDPEKPVSLQNVVLLTKEEQKEHERRVLNGGERLEDCYSADVLELVAKRFKEEEYYSQFR, from the coding sequence ATGGCACAAGACAGCCAATGGAAGCTGATAGCAGCCACTGCTATCTTTGCTGCCGCTACCACTAAGTTTGTGGATACCCTAGTCCAGAATTATCAAACACATGGTACAATTCTACCAAAAGGAGAGGCCACGGCATCTGTCAAGCCTAAAGGAGCTCTGATTGAAGAATACAACGAAGACTTGATACGAGAACAATTAGCGCGCAACTACGCATTCCTAGGAGAAGAGGGTATGGAAGCTCTTAAGGGGCAAAACATCGTGGTCGTCGGAGCTGGTGGGGTTGGCTCTTGGGTTGTTACAATGCTGGTTAGGTCAGGTGTAtacaaaatcaaagttaTTGATTTTGACCAGGTTTCACTTAGCTCATTGAATAGACACAGCTGCGCAAACTTGAAAGACGTTGGTACTTCTAAGGTTGGatgcttgaagaagcaccTTGAGGAAATCGCGCCCTGGTGCGAAATTGATGCAGTTCATGAATTATGGAACAAGGAAAACGCCGAGCGGCTTTTATTTGGCGAAGatggcaaagaaaagccaaCATTTGTTATTGATTGTATCGACAACATTGACACGAAAGTCGACTTATTAGAGTTTGTCTACCGCAACGAAATTCCTGTTATCTCTTCTATGGGAGCTGCGACAAAGAGTGATCCAACAAGGATAAATGTTGGCGACTTGACGAATACAGAAGAGGATCCACTTGCGCGTTCCGTCAGGCGGCGTCTGAAACAGAGGGGGATCACTAAAGGCATTGCAGTCGTTTTTAGTGCAGAAAAGCCAGACCCTCGCAAAGCTTCCTTGCTTCCTCTCCCTGAGGATGAGTTTCAGAAGGGCAAAGTTGACGAGTTGAGcgctttgaaagacttcCGTGTTAGAATATTGCCTGTTCTTGGAACCATGCCTGGGGTTTTTGGCCTAACTATTGCAACTTGGGTTTTGACAAAAATTGCTGGATACCCTATGGAGCCTATCGAAGGGAAGAACAGGATTAAGATCTACGACGGAATTTATCAATCCCTTGCCGGGCAAATGTCTCGTATTGGGATGCCAGACCAGCGTGTTCCTATAGCTCTCAAAGAGATAGGCTATATctgtgaagaagttttccgGGGTAAGTCTCCTGTAAGTGGGTTTTCTACAAGACTCACTCTTTCTAAATGGGACCCAGAAAAACCCGTTTCATTGCAAAATGTTGTGCTCTTAACTAAGGAGGAGCAGAAGGAGCACGAAAGACGCGTTTTGAATGGTGGAGAGCGCTTGGAAGATTGCTATTCCGCGGACGTCTTAGAATTGGTGGCTAAAAggttcaaagaagaggaatATTACTCTCAGTTCAGATAA
- the TFA1 gene encoding transcription factor TFIIE subunit TFA1 (similar to uniprot|P36100 Saccharomyces cerevisiae YKL028W TFA1 TFIIE large subunit involved in recruitment of RNA polymerase II to the promoter activation of TFIIH and promoter opening) yields the protein MDRPIDDIVKNLLKFVVRCFYPGAYVLVLDAILFHSVLSEEDLAHLLGIKRPELRGLLTKLLEDRMLAVHSQQEFHFNTRSIKRYYYYIKYPQAIDAIKWKVHQIVSRLKDDLDKNSAPQGYMCPICQSKYSQLEAVSLLNYEKTQFLCSLCEEPLVEDDSGKKSKEKQIKLNRLMDQVQPIIDYLKKIDDSRIEENTFESSLARLIPPQNNSVASYTVNPRSKKSKMFTPGDNSNSALDNASSRRAGAKSQATLHVNITTASDEQARNEQEEKEMEEKRKQNALPAWHEQSTVGKTALGKLDGDEDVADGAQIPNGNGPEHSDDPADTQATPVAEDIPEPAPQLTQKEIEEREAERTLADYYAQLAKKQALEDEDDDGEDDEVDEGVEFEDVGSDNENEGTSPSENVTTSQEVASQVTESKAAEESSANNRKQTEEVDDDDMDAEFEDV from the coding sequence ATGGACCGTCCCATCGATGATATAGTCAAGAAcctcttgaaatttgttgTCAGATGTTTCTACCCAGGAGCGTATGTACTGGTTCTAGATGCAATTCTTTTCCATTCTGTGCTTTCTGAAGAGGATTTAGCGCATCTACTCGGGATAAAACGGCCTGAGCTGCGTGGTCTTCTGACAAAGCTACTTGAAGATCGAATGCTAGCAGTACACTCTCAGCAGGAGTTTCATTTCAACACTAGGAGCATCAAAAGATATTACTATTATATCAAGTACCCTCAAGCCATAGATGCTATAAAATGGAAAGTGCATCAGATCGTATCGAGGCTGAAAGATGACCTGGACAAGAACTCAGCCCCTCAGGGCTACATGTGTCCTATATGCCAAAGTAAGTATTCTCAGCTTGAGGCTGTGTCACTACTGAACTATGAAAAGACCCAATTCTTGTGCAGCTTGTGCGAAGAGCCGCTAGTGGAAGATGATTCCGGAAAGAAAtcgaaagagaagcaaatCAAGCTTAACAGGCTCATGGATCAGGTTCAGCCTATTATTGACTATCTTAAGAAAATCGACGATTCTCGAATCGAAGAAAACACATTCGAAAGCTCACTGGCGAGACTGATTCCGCCTCAAAACAACTCTGTCGCTTCATATACTGTTAATCCCCGGTCCAAAAAGAGTAAGATGTTTACGCCTGGTGACAACAGTAACTCTGCCTTGGATAATGCTAGCAGCAGACGTGCCGGTGCCAAGTCGCAGGCAACTTTGCACGTGAATATCACTACTGCAAGTGACGAGCAGGCTCGCAAcgagcaagaagagaaagaaatggaggaaaagagaaagcaAAATGCTCTGCCAGCATGGCACGAGCAAAGTACTGTAGGCAAGACCGCTCTTGGAAAGTTAGACGGAGACGAAGACGTTGCTGATGGGGCGCAAATTCCAAACGGCAATGGACCAGAGCATTCAGATGATCCCGCCGATACGCAGGCTACACCGGTTGCAGAAGATATACCTGAGCCCGCTCCGCAACTGACTCAGAAAGAGATTGaggaaagagaagcagaaagAACGCTTGCAGATTATTACGCCCAACTTGcgaaaaaacaagccttggaagatgaagacgacgatGGGGAAGATGACGAGGTGGATGAGGGTGTGGAGTTTGAAGACGTTGGTAGCGACAATGAGAACGAGGGCACCTCCCCTTCCGAAAATGTTACCACCTCACAAGAGGTTGCATCGCAGGTCACTGAATCAAAAGCCGCAGAAGAGTCAAGTGCAAACAATCGAAAGCaaactgaagaagttgacgatgatgatatGGATGCAGAGTTTGAGGATGTTTAG